The nucleotide window AATGAGGATGCGTCCCATGGGGCCAGGAGCTCCGATGCGAAGGCTTGGATCTCCCCGCTCTACTTTTGCCGGAGGCGCATCACTCAGGTCAGGCCTGTGGCCTTCCCGCGTGTGGACGACCAGCACGCCGTGCGCGCGAGCTCCCCGGAGAAGCTTCTTGCAGGGCTCGATGGCGGCGCTCAGCAAGGAGACGTCGTTGCCCAAGCTTTCTCCGAAGCCACCGGGCTCCAAAAAGTCTCGCTGCATATCAATGACCACGATCGCTGTCGTCTTCCAATCGACCTCGATGGGAGTGGGCTCCGCCAAAATCACGACGCCTGCCATGGCCTTCCTTTCGTTTCACGTCACGGTAGGCGGCTATCTGTTTCGAGATCATCTCAAAGCGGTTAAATGCTGACACTTGTGCGTAGGTGTCCTCTTTTGACTGGTTAAAGAGGTGAGGACGAGCAAGGTCGATGGGCGAGGAAGATGTGTTGCACTTTTAATGTTGGCGAGACCCGACGGAAACATACGCCGATGTACGTTCGCATCCGTTCAAGTCACGAAGCCAGCGCCCTGTGTGTCGAGTCTCTCCCCAGCAGTCCGGGGCGCGGTTTTCATCTTGCCGGAGGCACTAAAGCCTCCATTCGAAGGAGCCGTGTATGATTGCGAAGCCCCATGTGACAGAGATTAACGATTCGAGCTGCCAAGTACGCCCTGGGTCGCTCGGGAACGAGCCCGGCGTCCAGCAGCGATGGCGAGCTGGAAAGAAAGCTCTGGGCACAGCCTTGATGAGCTCCGTGCTCTTCGTCGCTCAGGCGCCGCAGGCGTCCCTGGCCCTGGCCCAAGAGGAGGCCGCTCCCGTCCCGATGCCCGCGCCGATCATGAGCACCGAGCCCGCGGTTGCCCCCGTGGAGCCAGCTCTCGCGGCAGCCCCGGCCCCTGAGCCCGTGAGTGAGGCGCCGAAAGCTCCGGTGCTGAAAATTGGTGTGGGTCTGCGCACCGGCCTCAACCTCATCTTCAACGGGGCTCCCAGCGACAAGGTGTCGTTGACCCTCGATGACGGCCTCGTAGACCAGGCCAATCTGCGTCCTTACATGACGGGAGACCTCACGGAGAACGTCTCCTTCTTCTCGTCCTTCGAGATTGGTACGGCGAAGGGGCTCGGGAATTTCGCGATTCTCGACGCCATCGCGCAGGTCAAAATTCGCCCTGAGTTCCAGATCTGGTTGGGTCAGCACATCGGCGCCAACGATCGCAACAACATGAACGGTCCGTTCTTCGGAAACGGCTGGAACTTTGCCATCACGGTGCCGAGCTACCCGTTCGATGTAGGTGCTCGTGACCGCGGCGTGACCTTCTGGGGTCTCATCGGTGGCGGACGGTTGAAGTACCACGCCAGCGTTTTGGATCTGCAGAAGACGCAGGCGATCGAGAACGCGCGGTACGCAGGCCGCGTGACCTTGCACCTGCTCGAGCCAGAGGACTTCTACTACAACTCGGGTACTTACTTCGGCAAGAAGAACGTGCTCGCCATCGGTGCGGTCGTGAACTACCAGAAAGGCATCGAAGACGCCATGATGCCCATGCTCGAGAACGACTTCTTCGGCTATTCGTTCGACGTGTTCTACGAGCAGAACTTGGGGACCTCGGGCACCCTGACGCTCGAGGGCGGGTTCTGGGACTTCTCGGGCGTCGAGGCGGGTTACGCCGTGAACCAGGGCACGGTGGATCTGGGCCTGGGTGTTGTCGGCCCGAAGGACGGCAAGGCCTACATGGTGATGGCCAGTTGGCTCATGCCCGAGAAGACCGGTATCGGGTACATCCAGCCTAATGCACGGTGGCAGGCGTTCAACCCTGACGCCAGTGGCGCTTCCACCACGAACACGATTGACGTGGGCGTTGGCTACATCATCGATGGCTTCAACCATCGGTGGTACGTCAACTACCGCCACCAGGATGCCGACGTTTCCGCCGACAGCCTGCAGGTGGGCGCTCAGTTCATGATGTAAGGGTTGCGAGCCGGTCGGGCAACAGCCCCTCGCGGACGATGAAGCTGGCGATGGCCTCGACGCCGTCGCCAGCTTTCAAGTTTGTGAACAGAAAAGGTCGCTCGCCGCGCATCTTCTTGGCATCGCGGTCCATGACCTCGAGCGAGGCTCCCACGGCAGGCGCCAGGTCGGTTTTGTTGATGACGAGCAGATCGCTCTTCGTGATGCCGGGGCCGCCCTTGCGCGGGATCTTGTCACCCGCCGCCACGTCGATGACGTAGATACAGAGATCTGCCAGCTCGGGGCTGAAGGTGGCTGCAAGGTTGTCGCCGCCACTTTCCACCAGCACCAGCTCGAGGTCGGGAAAACGCTTGATGAGATCGTCGATCGCCGCCAGATTGGCCGAGGCATCTTCGCGAATGGCGGTGTGAGGGCAGCCACCCGTCTCCACGCCCACGATGCGCTCGGGGGCCAGGGCGCCGCTGCGGAGCAGGAACTGAGCATCTTCCTTCGTGTAGATGTCGTTCGTGACCGCGGCGATCTGGTAGCACGTGCGCAGGCGCTTGCAGAGGGCGTCCATCAGGGCGGTTTTTCCGGACCCAACGGGTCCTGCCACGCCCACGCGTAGGGCTGATCGGTTCATGGTGTGGTTCATCCTTTTTGGGTGTTGAGATGTCGTCTTCGTTTCAGGAGCGGAAGAGCCGGCTATACTGGGTTTCGTGCCAGGCGCTGGCCAGAGCAAGCCCTGGCGTTCCGGTGGCAATCTCGTGAGCAGGAAGGTTGATCGCAGCGCGGACGCATGAGGAGAGCGCGCCGGAGAGGCCCGCCAGGATCTTCACGCCGTCGGACTGGCCAAGCGGCACCAAGCGCACGGCGGCTCCTACCTGGGTTTCGGCCCACGCAAACGCAAACCCCAAAGCCGCCGTGGGGCAGGGAATGTCTCCGTGCCGTGCCGCCAGCGCAAACGCCGTGGCGTACGCCGTATCGCCGAGGTCGAGGGTCATCGCCTCGGGAACGCCCAGGGTCTTGAGCACCCTGAGGAGCGCCTGCCCGAGATGGGCGTCCTCGGCCCGGAGTTCGGCGGCTCCGCGGGCTGCCAGGAGAAAGGCATTCCAATGGCGAACCTCGTCGAGGTGCGACTGGTCGAACGCACGCCACAGGCGGACGAACACCGGGATGTCCAGCCGGGACACCGCGTTCGTGAGAACGCCCTCGAGCCAGCTGCGTACGTCTTCGGGTGTGCGCAGCCAGCCCTCCTCGATGGCCGTCTCGAGGCCTTGCGAATACGCAAAGGCGCCGATCGGCAGGGCCGGGCTCACGAGCTGGAGCAGCCTGAGCAGACTGGGATCTGCCAGGACGGGGGTATCGTCAACCGTGGTGTGAAGACCCATGGTCGTGAGGGTGAGGTCCTTCGTGGGCATGTGTGTGGGCGGTGTCGCCGCCATGGGCGTGGGCGCCGCCTTCGGGTTCGAAGGGCGCCGTCTCCGCACGCACGTCGGCGCCGAGCCCCCGTACCATGTCGTCGAGCACATGATCGTGCTGGTAGCGCAGCCACCCCGCACCCACCTGCAGGGGAACGTGGCGATTGCCGAGGTGGTAGGCCACGCGGGCGAGCTGCACGGGATCGGCGGCCACCACCGTGGACACGGATTCGGGCGCTGCCTTCACCACCACCACGTCGTGGTTCGACAGCTGCAACCGATCGCCGCCCCTCAGCAAGGTGCCTCGCGGCAGAAGCAAGGCGGCCTCCTTGCCGTCGTCGAGCCGCACCCGCTGGCGGCTTCGTTTGCGGGCGTCGTAGGGCAGGGTCAACGAGGTCCGGGGCGCGGCGTCCGGGGGCGGAACGCTCGCGAGGCCTTCGATCATGGGAAGCGTGGGATCGTCATCGAACATCGCGCGCGCCTTCGTCAGAAGAGAAAGTACCGTTGCGCGAGCGGAAGCTCACGCGCGGGCTCGCAGGTCAGCAGCACGCCATCGGCCCGCACCTCGTAGGTTTGTGCGTCCACTTCGATGTGCGGCAGAAGCCCGTTATGCACGAGGTCCTGCTTCTTCACGCCCCGCGTGTTCTTTACGGCCACCCAGGGCTTGCGCACCATGAGCTCCTGCCGCAACGGGCTCGCGAGGGCGCTGCCCGAGACGAAGGTCACGCTGGTGGCGGTGCGGGCTCCCCCGTAGGCTCCGAACATCATGCGGTAGTGCACGGGTTGAGGGGTGGGAATGGAGGCGTTGGCATCGCCCATGGGCGCCGCCGCGATGAGGCCCCCTTTGATGATGAGGGCAGGCTTGACCCCGAAAAACGCAGGCTTCCACAGCACGATGTCGGCCAGTTTGCCCGCCTCGATCGAGCCCACCTCGTGCGAGATGCCGTGGGCCAGCGCCGGGTTGATCGTGTACTTGGCGATGTAGCGCTTGGCACGGAAGTTGTCGTGGCCGCCCACGTCTTCGGGCAGGCTGCCCCGCTGGATGCGCATCTTGTGAGCCGTTTGCCAGCTGCGGGTGATCACCTCGCCCACGCGGCCCATGGCCTGCGAATCAGAGGACATCATGCTGAAGGCCCCAAGATCATGCAGGATGTCTTCGGCCGCGATGGTCTCCTTCCGAATGCGCGATTCGGCGAAGGCGACGTCCTCCGGAATCGAGGGGTCGAGGTGGTGACACACCATCAGCATGTCGAGGTGTTCATCGACGGTGTTGATGGTGTAAGGCCTCGTGGGGTTGGTGGAGGAAGGCAGCACGTGCGGCACCCCGCAGGCCTTGATGATGTCGGGCGCATGGCCGCCCCCGGCCCCCTCGGTATGGTACGTGTGAATCGTGCGGCCCTTGAGCGCCGCCAGGGTATCTTCCACGAAGCCCGATTCGTTCAGGGTGTCCGTGTGGATCGCCACCTGGACGTCCTCTTGCTCGGCCACCGAGAGGCAGCAGTCGATGGCTGCCGGGGTGGTGCCCCAGTCTTCGTGCAGCTTCATGCCCATGCAGCCGGCACGCACCTGTTCCACGAGGCTTTCGGGGCGGCTGGCGTTCCCCTTGGCCAAAAAGCCGAGGTTCATGGGGAAAGCGTCGGCGGCCTGAAGCATGCGGGCCACGTTCCAGGGGCCGGGCGTGCAGGTGGTGGCGTTGGTGCCGGCGGCCGGTCCGGTACCGCCGCCCAGCATCGTCGTGACGCCCGACATGAGGGCTTCCTCGATCTGTTGGGGACAGATGAAGTGAATGTGCGCATCGATGCCGCCCGGTGTGGCGATGCAGCCTTCGCCCGCCACCACCTCCGTGCCGGGGCCAATCACGATATCGATGCCCGGCTGAACGTCGGGGTTCCCTGCCTTTCCGACCTTGGCGATACGACCTTCCTTGATACCAATGTCGGCCTTTACGATGCCCCAGTGGTCCAGGATGAGCGCGTTGGTGATCACGAGGTCGACCACGTCAGGGCCGGTCCGCTGGCTTTGCCCCATGCCGTCCCGGATCACTTTGCCGCCACCGAACTTGACCTCCTCACCGCGCACGGTGTGGTCGCGCTCGACTTGGATGTGAAGCTCCGTGTCCCCCAGGCGCACGCGGTCGCCCGTGGTGGGACCGTACATGTCGACGTACGCGCGCCGATCGATGCGGCTCATGGTGCGCCTCCCTGGGTGCTGTCGAGGGGCCCCATGACCTCGCCCCGGAACCCCCAGACCTCGCGTGTACCGCCGTAGGGAACCAACACCACCTCGCGGCTTTGCCCCGGCTCGAAACGCACCGCGGTGCCGGCGGCGATGTCGAGCCGCATGCCGCGTGCGGCGGCGCGGTCGAAGACCAGGGCGGGGTTGGTCTCGGCGAAGTGGTAGTGCGAGCCCACCTGCACGGGCCGATCCCCCACATTCGAGACGCGCAGCTCGAGGGTCGGGCGTCCCTGGTTCAGTTCGAGCACCGGCTCGAGTGCCGACGGGCTGACATCACCGGGCACCAAATCACCGCGATCGGGGATGGGGTTGTGCACGGTGACCAGCTTTGTGCCATCGGGGAAGGTGGCCTCCACCTGGACCTCCGGGATGAGGTGGGCCACGCCCTCCATGACATCCTCGGCAGCGAGCAGCTGTGTTCCCAGGACCATCAACTCGGCCACGGTCTTTCCATCGCGGGCGCCCTCGAGGATGGCGGCCGTGATGTAGGCGACGGCCTCGGGGTAGTTGAGCTTGCAGCCGCGGGCCTTGCGCCGCTCGGCGAGCAGGGCGGCGGTGAAGATGAGGAGTTTGTCTTTCTCCCGGGGTGTCAGATCCAAGGGGCGCTCCTGTGTGGCGGGTTCAAGTGGCCCAGATGCGGGGGGCCGTGGCCGTTCGACCAAGCGTCGTGGGGCGAAGCGTATGCCAGGTGCGGATGAAACGCTCGCGCACCTGTGTGGCGTCATCGTCGAGTGCGCGACACACGAGGGTTCCATCCACCAAAGTGGCGCTGGTCAAGGCGCGCCCGAAGCGGCCGTGGCACACGGAGCGGGCGGCTTCCAGCCCTTCGGTGCTGGCGGGATGTACGAAGAACGTGCCCAGGGCGGCGCGTCCTGAGAGCCCCCAGGGCTCCTGAAGCTGTGGCGTGCCGCCCGCGAAGTGGCTGCGCTCTATCAGGCGAGGTTGACCGTCGACATAGAGCTCCACGTGGTTGTGAACACTGCCCCGGGCGAAGGCCTCGAGGGCGGCGGGGCGTCCCAAACACAAGATATCCCACGCGGCGGCCCGGGCTCCGCGTGCAAGGTGAAGACGCGTTTGCAAGTGCGCGTGGGCTTGGTCGAAAGCAATGGTCTCTTGCGGCAGCCACTCGAGCGTGCCCGCCTCACCGACCTGGGCTTCGACCACCTGGCGCGAGGGCTCGGCAGGGCTGCGATAGATTTTACCTGCCGCGGGCGTGGTCACGAGGGCATGGGCCTCCGGGCCCACCTCGAGTGTCAGCTCGAGGCTGTCACCTCCCACGAGGCCACCCGGAGGATGCAGGACATAGACGTGGCACACGCCCGGACCCTCGGGGAAAAAAGGCTTTTGCACCCGCAGGGGGCCTGTGTGCGCACGATGGTCCAGGCGCGTGCGTTCGCCGTCGCGGCGAAACCCTAGCGCCAAGGTGGCTTTCCAGCTGCGCACGGGGGCAGCTTCTCGCCCCTCGGGGACGGACGGAGACGGCGCGTCGAGGGCGGGCACGTCAGTCGTTCCGCGCTTCGCCTTCCACGACGAAACGCACGGGCTTTTCCCAGATCGCAAGCACGATGCAGCCGTGGGGGCTGCGCACGTCATGGCGGGTGCCCGGTGCATTGATGGTGAAGGCGCCGCGCTCGTAGGTGCCCCGCTCGTCTTCTTGTGCCCCCGACAGCACGAGCAAGTACTCCCATCCCGTGTGCTCGTGGCGAGGCACGCTGGCGCCCGGGGCGTAGCGCAGCAGCGCCGCGGCGGGCCCCCCGTCTTGGCCGCCATGGAGCCGGTGGATGGTCACACCCTCCCGAAACGGCTCCCACGCGAGCCGCTCCGGGTGCTTGCCGAGCGCCATCACGTCGGACGTGGCGAAGGGGAGGGCAGCTGCTGCGTTCACGAGCGCCTCACCCCAGCGCCTCGATGAGCGCGCTCGAAGTGCCTACGGCCCCGAAGACCCCGTTTTGCATCGTCACCATCTTGAGGGCCGCGGCGTGATTGCCCGCATCGGTGGCGGCGCAGCAGTCGCTCAAGATCAGGCATTCGTAGCCCCGGTCGTTGGCGTCGCGCATGGTCGTGTGCACGCAGACATCCGTGGTGATCCCCGTGAGGATGAGATTGTCCACGCCCCGCTGGCGCAAGATGAGATCCAGGTCGGTGGCGTAGAACGAACCCTTGCCGGGTTTGTCGATCACGGTCTCACCGGGAAGTGGCGCCAGTTCCGGGATGATGTCCCAGCCGGGCTCACCCCGTACGAGCACCCGGCCGCAGGGGCCCGGGTCGCCGATGCCGATGCCAGAGCCGCCGTGGTCCGTTTGGCGGGAGCGCCAGCGCTTGTTGGCGGGAAGGTCGGAGAGGTCGGGGCGGTGCCCCTCGCGGGTGTGAAGGATGTGGAAGCCCTGGGCGCGCATCACCTTCAAGAGCCGCTCGAGCGGCGCAATCGGCGCCCGCGTGACCGAAACGTCGTAGCCGAGCTGGGCGATGTAGCCGCCCTCTCCGCAAAAATCGGTTTGCATATCGATGACGATGAGGGCGGTGTTCTCCGGCCGCAGATCGCCGTTCCAGGGCCACTTGTAGGGGGTGGACAACACGTATCGGCTCATCGGGACCCTCTTTTGGACGCTATCACGAAAACCCTTATAGGCCTTGTGATGTTTCGCTCGTGTTGCTCATCAGGTGCTTGATCGTTAAAAGTCGCGGGGGCGGGACAATCCCTGTGCGCGATCGTTTCCAGCTTCGGCATTGTTCATGTCGTGAGCATCGAAGACGCGCTGACCATCAAGACGCTGCGGGACGGGTACCAACGAGGGCGCTTTACGGTGGCAGAGGTGATGGACCACGTCTGCGGCCTCATCGAGACCGAGCAGGAAGCCGGTGTGTTCATCGAACGCAGCACCCCCGCCGAGCTCCAGGCGGCCGTCGCCGCGTTGGGCGCCTTCGATCCGGGAAAGCCGCTCTGGGGCATCCCCTTCGTCGTCAAGGACAACATCGACGTGGCGGGCTTTGCCACCACCGCGGCCTGTGAGGCCTATGCGTACCGCCCCACCCGCAGCGCGCCCGTGGTGGAACGGCTCCTCGCCGCCGGAGCGATTTGCCTGGGCAAGGCGAATCTGGACCAGTTCGCCACCGGGCTCGTGGGCACGCGCTCGCCCTACGGGGTGCCCCGCAACCCCTTTCACCCCGACTACATCGCGGGGGGCTCGAGCTCGGGGTCCGCGGTGGCCGTGGCGCGCGGTTACGCATCTTTTTCCCTGGGCACGGACACGGCAGGCTCCGGCCGGGTGCCGGCGGCGTTCAACAACATCGTAGGCTGCAAACCCACGCGCGGCATGTTGAGTACCCGCGGGGTGGTGCCCGCTTGTGCGTCGCTCGATTGCGTTTCGGTGTTTGCGCTCACCGTCGAAGACGCCGCCCTGGTGACCGAACTTGCGGCGGGGGGGGATCCCGAGTGGTCCCTCTGTCATCCCGAGGCTTCGACATGGCGGGTGCGGCCCGTGTTCGAGCCCAGGGCCGTCAGGCTGGGTGTGCCCCGCGCGGGGCAGCTCGCGTTCTTCGGCGACCAGGCGGCGGAAAAGGCGTTCGAGGCCGCGTGCCAAACGGCAAGCGCGCTCGGCCATCTCCTGGTGCCCATTGACATGACGCCCTTCTTCTCGGCTGCCGCGTTGCTCTACAAAGGGGCTTTCGTTGCCCAGCGGCTGGAAGCATCGCGTTCCGTGCTGGATGTGGCGCCCGGCGCGCTCGACCCCACCGTACGAACCATCCTCGAAGGCGCACGCAGCGTGAATGCCGCCGACGTTTTTGCCAGTGACCGGCGTCTTCAGGCGCTTCGCCTCGAAGCCGATCGGGTGATCGGCCACGTGGATGCTTTGCTCCTGCCCACGGCACCCACGCTCTACCGGCGGGAGGAGGTGGCCGCCGATCCGGTCGGGACGAACAGCCGCCTCGGCACGTACACCAACTTCGTCAACCTTCTGGACCTCGCGGCCATGGCCGTGCCTGCGGGCTTTACGAGCGAGGGTCTGCCGTTTGGCGTGACCTTCATGGCGAAAGCCGGACATGATCACGTCCTGGCCGCGTTGGCGGCGCGCCTGCACGAAGCCACGGGCCTGCCGCTCGGGACCACGCAAACGCCTGTGCCCGTCATGCCGCCCGCAAACTTCACGAAGGCGGACGCGGGATGGAGCCCGCTCGTGGTGGTGGGGGCCCATAGACAAGGCGGGGCCTTGAACCACGAACTCGTGTCTCGGGAGGCGCTGCTCATCGAGCGAACAGCCACGGCGCCGGTCTACCGCTTGTACGCGCTCGCCGGTCCTGGCGTGCCCCGGCCCGGGTTGATTCGGGTGGCTGCGGACGGGGTGGCCATCGAAGCCGAGGTGTGGGCCATGCCGCAGCGCCACCTGGGTAGCTTCCTGTCGGGCGTCCCGGCGCCGCTCGGACTTGGGCGTGTCCAGATGAGTGATGGGCGTTCGTTGACGGGCTTTGTTTGCGAAGGCGTAGCGGCGCAGGGAGCCGAAGACGTCTCGCGTTTTGGCAGCTGGCAGCGCTACGTGGCGGCACGACACGAACCGTGAGGTCTGTTTACGAATGTTTCATGGACGCGTCATCCGCTGGTTACGTGGCGTGGGTAATGTGCCCTCGACGGTTCCGCTGTGTTTCCGAATCGAGGGTTTGGAGCAGGCAACGCGCTGAGAACCGTCATGACGGCCGGCTGCGTTGACGGCTGGGCCCACCTGGCGTGGCGAGAGTTCGCCGCACCCAGAGTGTGTCGTTCAGAAGAGGGAAGGAAACGAAAGAGATGATCACTGAAACCACAAAGCTGACCTTTGGGGCCGGGAAGTCGGGGAGCAAGGCGTCGGCATTCATGGCGGCCTGTGTCTTTGCGCTGGTAGGGTGCCAGAAGCAGGCGGAGACGCCTACACCCGCTGCCCCCCCGCCGCCCGCTGCCGAGCCCGTGGAGGACAAGACGGGGCCCATCAAGGTGGGCATTCTGCACTCGTTGTCGGGCACCATGGCCATCAGCGAAACGTCGCTCAAGGACGTGGCGCTCATGGCGATCGACGAGATCAACGAGGCTGGCGGTCTGCTCGGGCGCAAGGTTGAGCCCGTGGTGGTCGACCCGGCATCGAACTGGCCGCTCTTTGCGGAGAAGGCCCGTGAGCTCATTCAGAAAGAAAAAGTCGCCGTAACCTTCGGCTGCTGGACCTCGGTGTCGCGCAAGTCGGTGCTGCCGGTCTTCGAGGAGCTCAACGGTCTTTTGTTCTACCCGGTTCAGTACGAAGGCGAAGAGTCGTCGTTCAACGTGTTCTACACGGGCGCCGCGCCCAATCAGCAGGCGATCCCGGCCGTGGAGTACCTCATGAGCAAGCAGGGCGGCGGCGCCAAGCGCTTCGTGTTGCTCGGGACGGACTACGTCTACCCGCGCACCACCAACAAGATCTTGCGCTACTTCCTGCACGAAAAGGGCATCTCCGACGACGACATCATGGAGACCTACACGCCCTTCGGTCACAGCGACTACCAGACCATCGTGGCCGACATCAAGAAGTTCGCTTCGGCGAAGCGGACCGCCGTGGTCTCCACCATCAATGGCGACTCGAACGTGCCCTTCTACAAAGAGCTCGGGAACCAGGGCTTGAAGGCCGAGGACGTCCCTGTGGTTGCCTTCTCCGTGGGTGAAGAAGAGCTGCGCGGTGTGGACACGAAGCCTCTGGTGGGTCACCTGGCCGCCTGGAACTACTTCATGTCCATCGACACGCCCGAGAACAAGGCATTCATCGACAAGTGGATGGCCTACGTGAAGAAGAACAACCTGACGGGCGGCGACGCGCGCGTCACCAACGACCCGATGGAAGCAACTTATATCGGCATCAAGATGTGGGCCGCCGCTGTCGAGCAAGCCCAGACCACCGACGTGGACGCCGTTCGTCAGGCGATCGGCTACCAGAAGGTGAAGGCTCCTTCTGGCTTCGAGATCCAGATGGACGCCAAGAACCACCACCTGCACAAGCCCGTCTTCATCGGCGAGATCCGCGCTGACGGTCAGTTCAACGTGGTGTGGAAGACCGACGGCCCCATCCGTGCGCAGGCCTGGAGCCCCTTCATTCCTGAAAGCGCCAAGAAGGTGGCCGACTGGACCTACCCCTGGGTCTGCGGCAACTGCGAAAAGCCCAAGTTCTCTGCGATGGCCGAGTGAGGACCTTCGGGTCTCGCAGACCGTAAAGGCCGATGGGGTTCGAGCCAGGTGATGACGAAGAGAGGAGCGCTCGTGAGGGAACGACCTACAGGATTGGGATCTCTGGTGAGGCTGGTGGTGTGGGGCGTTCTGTCAGTGAGCGTGTGCCTCTGCGTCCCTGGCTCGAGCCTGGCGGCGCAGACCGACCCTGCCGAGCTCCGCAAAGCTCTGGCGGGGTTGGCAAGTCCCGACGCTGATGCCGTGGAGGCTGCGGCGGAGCGGCTGGTCCAGCAGGCGGATCCCCGCTTGCTGCCTGGGCTCGAAGCGCTCGAGCTCGACCAGCTCTACGCCGATGGCCAGGGGCAGGTGTTCATCCGGCGCAAGGACCGCGTCGCGCGCGATGCGCTGACGGCGGCTCCCGTCGAGGCCACGGGGCTCACCCCGGTCCGCATGACAAACCAGCTGAGGCGCGGCTTATTGCCCCTCCTGGCCAGGCTCAGGCTCGACGCCCCCGATCCCGCAACGAGGCGGGCGGCCGTGGACGAGCTCATCAAGCGCGGCGCCGCCGAGGACGCGGCCCTGCTGCGCGTGAGGTTGACGAAGGAATCAGAAGAGTCGATCCGCCGGGCGCTCGAAATGGCCGTTGCAAAGGCCGACCTGGGTGCCGCAGATCCCAAGCTGCGTCTGGAGGCGCTCGCGTTCCTCGAACGCAAGGGAGACCCTGCGAGCCGCGCCGACGTGGCGGCCTTGGCGCGAACGGCAGAGACCGGGGGTGACCCCGATCCCGAGGTGCGGGCCCGCGCCGTCTCGACCTTGAAGGCCATCGAGAGGCGCCAGGAGATGACCCGCTTTGGTGGTCACCTCATCCACGGGGTCAGTTTGGCGAGCGTGCTCCTGCTGGCGGCTCTCGGCCTGGCGATCACCTTCGGGCTCATGGGTGTCATCAACATGGCCCATGGCGAGATGCTCATGTTGGGTGCGTACACGACGTACGCCGTTCAGGTGGGGTTCGGCAAGCTCTTCCCCTCCGTGGCCGGCTTGTACTTGGTGGCGGCGGTGCCTCTGGCGTTCGTCGTAGCCGCCACGGTGGGCTTCATCCTGGAGCGCTCCGTGATTCGCTTTCTTTATGGCCGCCCCCTGGAAACGCTGCTTGCGACCTGGGGGATCAGTCTCATCCTCATCCAAACGGTGCGACTCATTTTCGGCGCTCAGAACGTGGCGGTGGCCTCTCCCGACTACCTGGCGGGCGGCGTGAACCTCATGGAGGGACTGGTTCTGCCCTGGAGCCGCATCGCGGTGGCCGTGTTCGCGGCCGTGGTGACGCTGGCCGTGTGGCTCATCTTGCAAAAGACGCCTCTGGGTCTTCAAGTGCGGGCCATCTCGCAAAACCGCCCGATGGCCGCTTGCCTGGGCGTGCGAACCGGGCGGGTGGACTCGCAGATCTTCGCGCTCGGCTCGGGCATCGCAGGGCTCGGGGGCGTGGCGCTGTCGCAGCTTGGCAACGTGGGCCCTGAGTTGG belongs to Myxococcales bacterium and includes:
- the ureC gene encoding urease subunit alpha, yielding MSRIDRRAYVDMYGPTTGDRVRLGDTELHIQVERDHTVRGEEVKFGGGKVIRDGMGQSQRTGPDVVDLVITNALILDHWGIVKADIGIKEGRIAKVGKAGNPDVQPGIDIVIGPGTEVVAGEGCIATPGGIDAHIHFICPQQIEEALMSGVTTMLGGGTGPAAGTNATTCTPGPWNVARMLQAADAFPMNLGFLAKGNASRPESLVEQVRAGCMGMKLHEDWGTTPAAIDCCLSVAEQEDVQVAIHTDTLNESGFVEDTLAALKGRTIHTYHTEGAGGGHAPDIIKACGVPHVLPSSTNPTRPYTINTVDEHLDMLMVCHHLDPSIPEDVAFAESRIRKETIAAEDILHDLGAFSMMSSDSQAMGRVGEVITRSWQTAHKMRIQRGSLPEDVGGHDNFRAKRYIAKYTINPALAHGISHEVGSIEAGKLADIVLWKPAFFGVKPALIIKGGLIAAAPMGDANASIPTPQPVHYRMMFGAYGGARTATSVTFVSGSALASPLRQELMVRKPWVAVKNTRGVKKQDLVHNGLLPHIEVDAQTYEVRADGVLLTCEPARELPLAQRYFLF
- a CDS encoding urease accessory protein UreD yields the protein MPALDAPSPSVPEGREAAPVRSWKATLALGFRRDGERTRLDHRAHTGPLRVQKPFFPEGPGVCHVYVLHPPGGLVGGDSLELTLEVGPEAHALVTTPAAGKIYRSPAEPSRQVVEAQVGEAGTLEWLPQETIAFDQAHAHLQTRLHLARGARAAAWDILCLGRPAALEAFARGSVHNHVELYVDGQPRLIERSHFAGGTPQLQEPWGLSGRAALGTFFVHPASTEGLEAARSVCHGRFGRALTSATLVDGTLVCRALDDDATQVRERFIRTWHTLRPTTLGRTATAPRIWAT
- the ureA gene encoding urease subunit gamma yields the protein MDLTPREKDKLLIFTAALLAERRKARGCKLNYPEAVAYITAAILEGARDGKTVAELMVLGTQLLAAEDVMEGVAHLIPEVQVEATFPDGTKLVTVHNPIPDRGDLVPGDVSPSALEPVLELNQGRPTLELRVSNVGDRPVQVGSHYHFAETNPALVFDRAAARGMRLDIAAGTAVRFEPGQSREVVLVPYGGTREVWGFRGEVMGPLDSTQGGAP
- the atzF gene encoding allophanate hydrolase, coding for MSIEDALTIKTLRDGYQRGRFTVAEVMDHVCGLIETEQEAGVFIERSTPAELQAAVAALGAFDPGKPLWGIPFVVKDNIDVAGFATTAACEAYAYRPTRSAPVVERLLAAGAICLGKANLDQFATGLVGTRSPYGVPRNPFHPDYIAGGSSSGSAVAVARGYASFSLGTDTAGSGRVPAAFNNIVGCKPTRGMLSTRGVVPACASLDCVSVFALTVEDAALVTELAAGGDPEWSLCHPEASTWRVRPVFEPRAVRLGVPRAGQLAFFGDQAAEKAFEAACQTASALGHLLVPIDMTPFFSAAALLYKGAFVAQRLEASRSVLDVAPGALDPTVRTILEGARSVNAADVFASDRRLQALRLEADRVIGHVDALLLPTAPTLYRREEVAADPVGTNSRLGTYTNFVNLLDLAAMAVPAGFTSEGLPFGVTFMAKAGHDHVLAALAARLHEATGLPLGTTQTPVPVMPPANFTKADAGWSPLVVVGAHRQGGALNHELVSREALLIERTATAPVYRLYALAGPGVPRPGLIRVAADGVAIEAEVWAMPQRHLGSFLSGVPAPLGLGRVQMSDGRSLTGFVCEGVAAQGAEDVSRFGSWQRYVAARHEP
- a CDS encoding cysteine hydrolase, which encodes MSRYVLSTPYKWPWNGDLRPENTALIVIDMQTDFCGEGGYIAQLGYDVSVTRAPIAPLERLLKVMRAQGFHILHTREGHRPDLSDLPANKRWRSRQTDHGGSGIGIGDPGPCGRVLVRGEPGWDIIPELAPLPGETVIDKPGKGSFYATDLDLILRQRGVDNLILTGITTDVCVHTTMRDANDRGYECLILSDCCAATDAGNHAAALKMVTMQNGVFGAVGTSSALIEALG
- the ureG gene encoding urease accessory protein UreG translates to MNRSALRVGVAGPVGSGKTALMDALCKRLRTCYQIAAVTNDIYTKEDAQFLLRSGALAPERIVGVETGGCPHTAIREDASANLAAIDDLIKRFPDLELVLVESGGDNLAATFSPELADLCIYVIDVAAGDKIPRKGGPGITKSDLLVINKTDLAPAVGASLEVMDRDAKKMRGERPFLFTNLKAGDGVEAIASFIVREGLLPDRLATLTS
- a CDS encoding cupin domain-containing protein; its protein translation is MALGKHPERLAWEPFREGVTIHRLHGGQDGGPAAALLRYAPGASVPRHEHTGWEYLLVLSGAQEDERGTYERGAFTINAPGTRHDVRSPHGCIVLAIWEKPVRFVVEGEARND
- the ureE gene encoding urease accessory protein UreE → MIEGLASVPPPDAAPRTSLTLPYDARKRSRQRVRLDDGKEAALLLPRGTLLRGGDRLQLSNHDVVVVKAAPESVSTVVAADPVQLARVAYHLGNRHVPLQVGAGWLRYQHDHVLDDMVRGLGADVRAETAPFEPEGGAHAHGGDTAHTHAHEGPHPHDHGSSHHG